In Rhodococcus pseudokoreensis, the DNA window GTGGGGCAGGGCGAGACCGACGACGAGGACGGTGACGGCGGCCGCGATCGCCGGCCCGCGCCACCCGGTCTCGACCTCGCGCGCCACCCGGGATTCGATCGCGACCAGATCGTCGCGGTACTCCGACAGGTCGGAGTCGACCATCACTGCGGCACGGCGGTGTTCGCCGACGGCGGGCGGTTCTCCCGGGCCCGGCCGATCGCACCGACGGCCACGTCGACGAGCAGGAACGCCGCCAGCGACAGCCCGAGCAGCGGCACGAACCAGCCCACCGCCACCGTCCCGACGACCACCGCGACCGCGGCGACCGGATGGATACGACGCCACGCCCCGCGCACCGGCGGACGCCCGACCCGGCGGGTGCCCCGCGTCGGGCGGCGGCGCCACCACAGGATGTAGCCGCGGACGATCACCGTCAGCAACGCCACCGCCAGCGCGGCGAGGGCGAGCTGATTGAGCAGCCCGAACAGCAGGCCCATGTGCAGGGCGATCCCCCAGGAGGTGAGCTTCGCGGCCAGCGGCCAGTCCGCGAACCGCTGCACATCGGTGACAGTCCCGGTGGCACCGTCGACCGCGACCGAATCGGTCGAGAACTGCCAGGGCTGGCGCGTCTCGGTGACGGTGAACGCGGTGCCCGCGTCGGCAGGAATGCCGGCCTCGACGGCACCGGTGACCCCGTTGCTCGCGGCGACATCGAGGACGGTGTCCAGTTCGCTGACGTTCCGATCGAGCAGACCGGGATCTGCGGCCGCCGGGGTGTGCCCGCCACCGTGCCCGTCGTGACCGTCCGACCCGCTGCTGTCGGTGGGTGTGGCAGCCAGTTTCTTGTCCAGCTTCGGGGTCGTCCAGCTCAAGGCGGTGCGCAGTTCGCTGACGTTCTCACCCGCATACTTCGACCAGGTCAAGCCGGTCGCCGAGAGGAACACCAGGCCGACCGCGATCCAGATGCCGGCCACCCCGTGCCAGCTCAGGGTGCGGGCCCGGCCGCGGGACGACCGATCCAGGGTGAACAGCCGGGCGGCGTCGGCGCCGCGGGCACGGCGGGTGGTGCGGTAGCGCTGCACCCACAGGTAGACCCCGCCGAGGGCGATCACCCACAGCCAGGAAGCGGCGAGTTCGCTGTAGATCCGCCCCGGCTCGCCGAGGTGCAGGTGCCGGTGCAGCTGAGAGATCCAGGTCCGCATCGGCAGTGCGCTGCTGCTGCCGTACGCCACCGACTCGCCCACCGACCGGGCGGTGGCCGGGTCGATGAACACCGCACGGCGTTCGGATTCACCCAGGCTGGGGTCGGTGAACAGCACCCGCGTCGTCTCGCCCTCCGAGGCGGCCGGCCGGACCGCCGCAACGGTGAGGTCGGGCTGGGTCTGCTGGGCGGCGCGCACCTGGTCGGCCATCGGCACCGCGGGACCGGTGGAGTCGACGTGCAGTAGGTCGCGGTAGACGAGTTGCTCCACGGAGGGTGCCAGAGCGTAGAGGAGGCCGCTGATCGTGGCGATGATCAGGAACGGGGCCACCAGGATCCCGGCGTAGAAGTGCAGCCGCATGATCAGCGGCCGGAAGCTGCGCGGCGGCGACGAGTCCTTCGCCGCCGCCTGCGACGAGGTCGGCGGTGCGGTGTCGGCGACGGGAGTGTCGCGTTCGAGTTCGGGAAGGGACATGGGCATATCTCGATTCGGTGGTGGGGCGACCGCCGCTTCCGACCCCGAGCCCATCATTCGGGTGGGGGAGGGCGGTGTCGCCTCCAGATGGGGTCGTCGCCCGGACTCGCTCAACGAATCCTGCTGGCGCCGACCAAAGAACGCGCGTGCCGCAGCTCACCCACAGGGGTGGTGGTGCGGGAACGGCGGAAGAGGAGGGGAGTCGAACCATGGACACCCGTCGTTCCGCGACGCAGTCACATCGCAGAACGGGCGGAGCACGACAGGGGACTCAGACGAGGGCGGGCGGACCGCGGGTGCCGGCGGCCGAGCCGACCAGCAGCCGGAGCGACAGCTTCGCCCGATAGACGGGGGTCGCCGACCAGGTTGCGGTACGCACCGGCGCCGGGGTCAGAATCGCGAGGACGATGCGGGTGACGGCCGCCAGTGCTCGAAGGCAGGCGCGTTCGGCGCCGCGCACCAGCGCGGCGGAGACCGCGATCGCGGCGAGGTGGGCGGCGATCATCGGGGTGGACAGTCCCAGGCCGTGGGCGTGCTCGCCGGCCAACCCGAGGGTGGTGTGCCCGATCAATTGCCCGGTGGCCAGTGCCGCCACGAGGACCAGCCCGTCCCGACCGGTGATCCGGAGGGCGGCGACGGCCGCGCCGACCGCGGCGCAGGCGACCAGCAGCAGCACCACCGACGCCTCATTCGGTGGCATACCGCCACCGGCCATGCCGTGGGCGGCGATGCTGACCGCCCCGGAGGAAGAACCCACGACGGCGCCGCGCACCTGCGCGAGCACCTCGGTCCGTGAATTCACCCCGCGAGAGTACCGCTGCTACTACCGGGACTAGTACCCCGGACCCGGGGTTCGCGTCGATTCCCACAGTCCAGGCGCCACCGAGCCGTACACTGACGCGATGCCCGGACTGTCCCGCCGACGCCTGCTCCTCGGCGGTGCGGCGCTCGCCGGGGCCGTCGCGACCGGCGTCAGGCCCCCGACCGCCCGCGCCGATCCCCGTGTGCCTGTTGCCGCAGTCGAGCTCACGCCCGCCGATCCGGGGTTCGCCGACCTTGCGCAGCGTGGATACAACCCGCGCTTTCTCGCTCACCCCCAGGCCATCTTCGTGCCCACCACCACCGAAGAGACCGTCGCCGCGGTCCAGCGGGCGGTCGACGACGGGCTGCGCATCGCGGTCCGCTCGGGCGGGCACTGCGTCGACGATTTTGTCGACAACCCTGCGACCGAGGTGATCGTCGACCTGCACCGGCTCACCGGCATTGATTACGACCCGGCGCACCGGGCCTTCTCGGTCGGAGCGGGTGCCGACCTCGGCACCGTGTACGAGCAGCTGCACCGGGGCTGGGGTGTGACGATCCCCGGCGGCAGCTGCCTCGGGGTCGGCATGGGCGGGCACGCCGCCGGCGGCGGCTTCGGTCCGCTGTCGCGATTGTTCGGGTCGGTCGTCGACCACATCCACGGCGTCGAGATCGTGGTGGTCGACGCCACCGGGACGGCGTCGGCCGTGCTCGCCACCCGCGACGGTCCCAATCCGGATCTGTGGTGGGCGCACACCGGTGGTGGTGGCGGAAACTTCGGTGTGGTGACCAGGTACCTGCTGCGCTCGCACGATGCGGAGGGGTCCGATCCCGCGCGGATCCTGCCGGCACCCCCGGCAAATCTGATCACCAGCCAGATCGTCCTCCCCACCGCGACCGAGGAATCCTTCGTCCGATTCGTCGGGAATTTTCAACGTTTCTTCGAACGCAACAGCGAACCGGGGTCGCGGTTCGCGAGCCTGTACGCGCAGTTCTTCGCCAGCGCGTTCCTCGGCGGGTCCTGCCAGCTCACTCCTCGTCTCGACGCCGGCCTGCCGGGCGCCCGGGGACTGCTCGACGAGTTCGTCGCCGCGGTGAGCGACGGGGTGTGGCCGCCGCCGGTGGTGATCCCCGCGACCGAGGGCCCGTTCCTGGACGTGTCGACGCGGCTGTCCGCACCCCGCGGCCGGGCACCGTTCCTGGGAAAGTACAAGAGCGCGAATCTGCGCCAGGCCTACACCCCCGAGCAGCTGCGCACGCTGCACCGGTACCTGACCGATCCGCGCTTCCAGAGCCCCGACTCCGGTGTGGAGTTCTTCCCCGCCGGCGGCGCGATCAACGCCCGCCCCGCCGACGCCACCGCGATGCCGACCCGCAACTCGTTCATGAAGGCGGTCTTCGTCGCCGCCTGGCGCAACCCCGCGGACGAAGCCGCGCACCTCGAATGGTCACGGAACATGT includes these proteins:
- a CDS encoding PepSY-associated TM helix domain-containing protein, translating into MSLPELERDTPVADTAPPTSSQAAAKDSSPPRSFRPLIMRLHFYAGILVAPFLIIATISGLLYALAPSVEQLVYRDLLHVDSTGPAVPMADQVRAAQQTQPDLTVAAVRPAASEGETTRVLFTDPSLGESERRAVFIDPATARSVGESVAYGSSSALPMRTWISQLHRHLHLGEPGRIYSELAASWLWVIALGGVYLWVQRYRTTRRARGADAARLFTLDRSSRGRARTLSWHGVAGIWIAVGLVFLSATGLTWSKYAGENVSELRTALSWTTPKLDKKLAATPTDSSGSDGHDGHGGGHTPAAADPGLLDRNVSELDTVLDVAASNGVTGAVEAGIPADAGTAFTVTETRQPWQFSTDSVAVDGATGTVTDVQRFADWPLAAKLTSWGIALHMGLLFGLLNQLALAALAVALLTVIVRGYILWWRRRPTRGTRRVGRPPVRGAWRRIHPVAAVAVVVGTVAVGWFVPLLGLSLAAFLLVDVAVGAIGRARENRPPSANTAVPQ
- a CDS encoding FAD-binding oxidoreductase, with protein sequence MPGLSRRRLLLGGAALAGAVATGVRPPTARADPRVPVAAVELTPADPGFADLAQRGYNPRFLAHPQAIFVPTTTEETVAAVQRAVDDGLRIAVRSGGHCVDDFVDNPATEVIVDLHRLTGIDYDPAHRAFSVGAGADLGTVYEQLHRGWGVTIPGGSCLGVGMGGHAAGGGFGPLSRLFGSVVDHIHGVEIVVVDATGTASAVLATRDGPNPDLWWAHTGGGGGNFGVVTRYLLRSHDAEGSDPARILPAPPANLITSQIVLPTATEESFVRFVGNFQRFFERNSEPGSRFASLYAQFFASAFLGGSCQLTPRLDAGLPGARGLLDEFVAAVSDGVWPPPVVIPATEGPFLDVSTRLSAPRGRAPFLGKYKSANLRQAYTPEQLRTLHRYLTDPRFQSPDSGVEFFPAGGAINARPADATAMPTRNSFMKAVFVAAWRNPADEAAHLEWSRNMFRDIYADTGGVPAPNHANAGSYINYPDTDLRDPRWNTSPVPWSTLYYGDNYPRLQRIKATWDPGDLFHHDLAIELPGR